The sequence CAAAATATTTACGCCACAAGCTAGTATAATGATCACAGGATCACATAATCCTAAAGACGATAATGGTTTTAAGATGTTATCACAAGGTAAGTCCTTTTTCGACCAACAAATACAACATTTACTAAATAACATTCTAAGCACTGATTGGTCTAGTACCTATCACTTTAGTATGGTTGATAACTCTATGGCACTAGCTAATGTACAAGAATTGAATATCACGAGTGAATACATAGATAGTATCTTGCAAGAACTAACTATAGATCACAAAATAAAAGTAGCATGGGATCCTGCTAACGGTGCAGCTGGAAATATTACTGATTTATTAGCATTAAGGTTACCCAACAAAAATATCGTCATAAATTCAAAAATTGATGGTAATTTTCCTAATCATCATCCAGATCCTACTATTGCAAAAAATCTAGAACAATTAATAGAAGTAGTTAGAACTCAGGATTGTGATATTGGTATTGCATTTGATGGAGATGCAGATCGTATAGCTATTATAAGTAAGAAAGGACGAATAATTCTAGGTGACCAGATACTTTGTATATTGGCAAAAGATGTAATTGAGCAAAACCCACATGCAACTATTATCATGGATATTAAATCAAGTAGTGCCATATTTAATCAGATTAAATCATATGGAGGAAGACCAATAATGTGGAAAACAGGTCATTCCTTTATTAAAGATAAGATGCAAACAACTAAGGCATTACTTGGCGGTGAGACTAGTGGACATATATTTTTTGCTGATAAATATTATGGGTATGATGATGCCATTTATGCTGCTCTACGATTTCTTGATTTACTATCAAGATCAGAAAAAACCTTGGACGATATGATAGATGAGCTACCTAAATGTTATAGCTCCCCTGAAATTAGCATTCCAGTACCAGATGACCTCAAATTTGATATTATTCAGCAAATAAAAGAGGGGTTAATCAGCAAAAATATTGCTTTCAACGATATTGATGGGATAAGGATTGACTCAACAATAGACTATAATAGATGGTGGTTACTCCGAGCTTCTAACACCGAAGCCAAAATTATTGCTAGATATGAATCAGATAGCTTGGAAGGACTGAATAATATAAAATCCGAACTTTCCTCTTTACTAGCTAAATATGGGTTAACATTAGGTTATAGCTAACCCGACTAACATTATGCCAAATTTACAAAAATCATTGCAAGACCACATAAAGGTCATGACAATCTACTATTCATTGAATTGCTTAGTTTGGACTTAAGCTGTCGAAAGTTAGAACGTGACAATATCATACAAGTAGTATATGCTATCCTTACATACCTAGTCAGAAATAATATGGAATTCGATCCTAATCTACTATCTCGTATACAATTTGCTTTTACTGTAAGCTTTCATATAGTTTTCCCGTCCTTTACCATTGGCCTTGCTAGCTGGCTGGCTGTAGTAGAAGGGCTATGGCTCAAGACTGGCAATAATATTTACCAAGAACTATATAAATTTTGGATTAAGATTTTTGCTATTACCTTTGGTATGGGGGTAGTGTCCGGTGTTGTTCTGTCTTATCAATTTGGTACTAATTGGTCAGGTTTCTCGGATAAGGTAGGTAATGTCCTTGGACCAATTCTAGCTTTTGAAGTGCTTACTGCCTTTTTCTTGGAATCATCTTTTCTAGGAATTATGCTATTTGGCTGGGATAGAGTTAGTAAAAAGATGCATTTTGCCGCCACTTTAATCGTGGCAATTGGTACGATTATCTCTGCTTTTTGGATTCTGGCTGCTAATAGCTGGATGCAAACCCCTACTGGTTATGAAGTACGAGCCGATAATGTTTTATACCCAGTAAGTTGGTTGGAAATTACTTTTAATCCTTCATTTCCATATCGTTTTTGCCATATGATTGTTGCAGCGTACTTAACCACATCTTTTGTAATTGGCGGTGTTGCTGCTTGGTATCTTATACGTAACAAATTTGTTGCCCATGCTAAAATTATGTTTGGTATGGCAATGTTGATGGCAGTATTTGTTGCCCCAATACAGCTTTTTATTGGCGACCAACACGGGTTAAATACTTTAGAACATCAACCCGCAAAAGTTGCTGCTATGGAAGGTATTTGGGATACGGAGAAAGGAGCAGCTCTCAGACTCCTTGGCTGGCCCTCAGCACAAGAAGAGACAACAAAATATGCTATAGAAATACCCAAAATGGCTAGCTTAATACTGACCCATAGTTTAGATGGAGAAGTAAAAGGCTTAAAAGAATGGTCAAAAGAAGAGCGTCCTCCTGTATTAATAGTATTTTTATGTTTCCGAGTAATGGTGGGAATCGGTGTATTAATGATAATTACTGGGGCAATTGCTGTAGTCTTATATTTACGTAAAAGATTGTTTGATACTAAATGGTTTCAATATTGGTGTATGTTGATGACCCCAACTGGCTTTATAGCCGTGTTATCCGGATGGTTTGTTACAGAAGTTGGTAGACAGCCTTATATAGTATATAATCTAATTAGAACATCTGAAGCATCTTCACCAGTGCTAGGGCAACACATCTTTGCTTCATTAATAGCCTTTGTGATAGTTTATGTTTTTATATTTGGCAGTGCCACTTATTATATTATAAATTTAATAAAGAAAGGGCCTAATATAATAACAAAAGAAGAAACATACGGTTTCCACAGTTTAGGAAATCCAATAGAGGAGGACAACAACCATGCTTAATTTTGCTCCCTATATAGATTTACCTTTAGTTTGGGGTGGGTTAATTGTCATCGCAATCTTTCTTTATGTATTACTAGATGGTTTTGATCTAGGAGTTGGTATATTATTTCCATTTGCTCCTACTCAAGATTGCCGCAATAAAATGATGAACTCTGTAGCACCATTTTGGGATGGTAATGAAACCTGGCTAGTTTTAGGTGGCGGTGGATTATTTGCTGCATTCCCACTGGCTTACTCAATTTTGATGTCAGCCTTCTATATACCAATTATCGTAATGCTTTTGGGCTTAATTTTCCGCGGGGTGGCCTTTGAATTTAGATTCAAAGCCTCTCTAAAGGAACGTTATATATGGGATTATTCTTTCCATTTTGGCTCTGTCATTGCTACCTTATTTCAGGGGATTATGCTAGGAGCTTTCATCCAAGGTGTCAAGGTTGATGGCAGGGTATTTGCTGGTGATGCTTTTGATTGGCTGACCCCTTTTTCTCTGATGACGGGTGTTGCTTTAGTATTTGGCTATGCTTTGCTTGGTGCTACTTGGCTGATCATGAAAACTGACCAAGATACACAAATATGGGCTCGTAAATCTGCGGCATATGTATTAATTTATGTTATGTTATTTATGGGATTGGTAAGTTTATGGATACCATTTTTAAACGAGAGAATTCGTATATTCTGGTTTACTATGCCTAATTTTGCATATCTTTCACTCATTCCTATTTTAACTATTTGTACATTATTTATGTTATTCGCCTCTCTTTATAAAAATAAAGAATTCCAGCCTTTTTGTTACTCAATGTTGCTTTTTGCTTTAGGCTATTTAGGGCTAATCCTAAGTATTTGGCCTTTTACAGTACCATATCAAATTTCTTTATGGCAATCTGCAGCAATAGCCGAATCACAATCTCTAATGTTGGTAGGAGCTGTGTTACTTTTACCGGTAATATTAGGTTATACAATTTATTGTTATTATATATTCCGTGGAAAATCAACTCATCACCCAATGTATTAGTAAGTTGAGGAAAATTTTTATTTCTCAGAAATGCAAACAATGGCTTTGGTTTGTAATTTTATACTTAGTGGGGCTAATATTTGTGCTATCATTATCCTGTATAATTAAAGCTATCTTTTTTATATTTGGCTAAGAAGTTCTATTTTAATGAATTTGCTGTGAAACTATAAAAAAAGTAATATAAACAACTATAAATAAAACGATATACAGGGTGTAATTAAATATATAGCCTGTTTGCGATCTACTTACCAAAACCCCAAAGTAATTTACTGTTTTGGCAAAATTATTTGGACCAAATCTATCAATAATTTTCTGATCGATCAAGTTCAATAACCTACTTAAGCTAGAGACTAATTTTACTACCAGCAAGTCATATATTTCATCAAAATAATATTTATTTATCAACAATTTTTTGATAAATGTTATTTTTACTTTATCAAGAATGTTTCTATAAAAATAAATGCCTAAAATAATACCTACCAATCCCACAACCATTGGTAATAATTTTATGTAAAGAGGAGGATGATCTGC comes from Candidatus Tisiphia endosymbiont of Nemotelus nigrinus and encodes:
- the cydB gene encoding cytochrome d ubiquinol oxidase subunit II, with the translated sequence MLNFAPYIDLPLVWGGLIVIAIFLYVLLDGFDLGVGILFPFAPTQDCRNKMMNSVAPFWDGNETWLVLGGGGLFAAFPLAYSILMSAFYIPIIVMLLGLIFRGVAFEFRFKASLKERYIWDYSFHFGSVIATLFQGIMLGAFIQGVKVDGRVFAGDAFDWLTPFSLMTGVALVFGYALLGATWLIMKTDQDTQIWARKSAAYVLIYVMLFMGLVSLWIPFLNERIRIFWFTMPNFAYLSLIPILTICTLFMLFASLYKNKEFQPFCYSMLLFALGYLGLILSIWPFTVPYQISLWQSAAIAESQSLMLVGAVLLLPVILGYTIYCYYIFRGKSTHHPMY
- a CDS encoding phosphomannomutase/phosphoglucomutase, coding for MEINRTIFRLYDIRGSSLLDINTTIAYKIGFCFTKMNISKQGNKIFVGRDGRLSSPALYHALVNGIISAGGQVISIGVTPSPMLYFADKIFTPQASIMITGSHNPKDDNGFKMLSQGKSFFDQQIQHLLNNILSTDWSSTYHFSMVDNSMALANVQELNITSEYIDSILQELTIDHKIKVAWDPANGAAGNITDLLALRLPNKNIVINSKIDGNFPNHHPDPTIAKNLEQLIEVVRTQDCDIGIAFDGDADRIAIISKKGRIILGDQILCILAKDVIEQNPHATIIMDIKSSSAIFNQIKSYGGRPIMWKTGHSFIKDKMQTTKALLGGETSGHIFFADKYYGYDDAIYAALRFLDLLSRSEKTLDDMIDELPKCYSSPEISIPVPDDLKFDIIQQIKEGLISKNIAFNDIDGIRIDSTIDYNRWWLLRASNTEAKIIARYESDSLEGLNNIKSELSSLLAKYGLTLGYS
- a CDS encoding cytochrome ubiquinol oxidase subunit I gives rise to the protein MEFDPNLLSRIQFAFTVSFHIVFPSFTIGLASWLAVVEGLWLKTGNNIYQELYKFWIKIFAITFGMGVVSGVVLSYQFGTNWSGFSDKVGNVLGPILAFEVLTAFFLESSFLGIMLFGWDRVSKKMHFAATLIVAIGTIISAFWILAANSWMQTPTGYEVRADNVLYPVSWLEITFNPSFPYRFCHMIVAAYLTTSFVIGGVAAWYLIRNKFVAHAKIMFGMAMLMAVFVAPIQLFIGDQHGLNTLEHQPAKVAAMEGIWDTEKGAALRLLGWPSAQEETTKYAIEIPKMASLILTHSLDGEVKGLKEWSKEERPPVLIVFLCFRVMVGIGVLMIITGAIAVVLYLRKRLFDTKWFQYWCMLMTPTGFIAVLSGWFVTEVGRQPYIVYNLIRTSEASSPVLGQHIFASLIAFVIVYVFIFGSATYYIINLIKKGPNIITKEETYGFHSLGNPIEEDNNHA